The Christiangramia flava JLT2011 genome has a segment encoding these proteins:
- a CDS encoding glycoside hydrolase family 43 protein, whose protein sequence is MNRTIKHLFSLFILAASLGLVSFTVLRNSEAIKPGSDPIFKKAVYTGNDKVYKDHPLQEGEFYNPILQGTYPDPAITRKGDDYYLVCSSFAMFPGVPIFHSKDLVNWKQIGHVLDRQSQLDVHNTSISQGVYAPGITYNEQNDTFYMITTAFAGGLGNIILKTKDPMKGWSEPKKLNFEGIDPSIFFDDDGKAYVVHNDAPDKGKELYQGHRVIKVWEYDVENDQVIPGTDTIIVNGGVDLSQKPIWIEAPHLYKKDGTYYLMCAEGGTGGWHSEVIFSSDSPKGPFTPAPSNPILTQRYFGDERGAFKVDWAGHADLVKGPNDQYYGVFLGVRPNEDNQVNTGRQTFILPVDWSGKYPVFENGLIPMKPTLKMPEGVENHTGENGFFPNGNFTYEEDFTGENLDFRWIGLRGPREAFMETGKKGLEMEAFSTNITELKPTSTLFYRQMHRSFSFMTEMEYQPKKETDLAGITCYQNERFNYLFGITKKEGKDIILLQKTENGKSEILFSKNIELKNPVALKVEAKGNSYEFSYALKASEFRVLGEAVSGDILSTNVAGGFTGAMIGLYATEGNTAIPQSN, encoded by the coding sequence ATGAATCGAACTATCAAACACCTCTTCAGCCTGTTCATTTTGGCAGCAAGTCTTGGACTCGTTTCTTTCACCGTTCTTCGGAACTCAGAGGCTATAAAGCCGGGGAGCGACCCTATTTTCAAGAAAGCAGTTTATACCGGCAACGACAAGGTTTACAAAGACCATCCTTTACAGGAGGGAGAATTTTATAACCCGATTTTACAGGGAACCTATCCAGATCCGGCGATCACCCGAAAAGGCGATGACTATTACCTCGTCTGCTCTTCGTTTGCAATGTTTCCCGGTGTACCCATCTTCCATTCCAAAGATCTCGTGAACTGGAAGCAAATTGGGCATGTATTAGATCGACAGTCGCAGCTGGACGTGCATAATACAAGTATTAGCCAGGGAGTTTATGCGCCTGGAATCACTTATAATGAACAGAACGATACGTTCTATATGATTACCACGGCCTTTGCCGGAGGTCTGGGCAATATTATCTTAAAAACAAAAGATCCGATGAAAGGCTGGAGCGAACCTAAAAAGCTCAATTTTGAGGGCATCGATCCTTCCATATTTTTTGATGATGACGGCAAAGCCTATGTTGTTCATAATGATGCGCCCGATAAAGGCAAGGAACTCTACCAGGGGCACCGCGTGATCAAGGTTTGGGAGTACGATGTGGAGAACGATCAGGTTATTCCCGGCACCGATACAATCATCGTGAATGGCGGGGTGGATCTTTCCCAGAAACCTATCTGGATCGAAGCCCCGCATCTTTATAAAAAAGACGGAACTTATTATTTGATGTGTGCTGAAGGTGGTACCGGTGGCTGGCATAGCGAGGTGATCTTTTCGAGTGATAGCCCGAAAGGACCGTTCACTCCGGCACCGAGCAATCCTATTCTGACCCAGCGTTATTTCGGAGACGAACGAGGAGCGTTTAAGGTTGACTGGGCGGGTCATGCAGATCTGGTCAAAGGCCCAAATGATCAATATTACGGAGTGTTTTTAGGAGTTAGACCAAATGAGGACAATCAGGTGAATACCGGCCGGCAAACTTTTATTCTGCCGGTAGACTGGTCTGGGAAATATCCGGTTTTTGAAAACGGACTCATCCCGATGAAACCTACACTGAAAATGCCAGAAGGTGTGGAAAATCATACAGGTGAAAACGGTTTTTTTCCAAATGGGAATTTTACCTACGAAGAAGATTTTACTGGTGAGAACCTGGATTTTCGATGGATAGGTCTTCGCGGACCTCGGGAAGCCTTCATGGAAACCGGGAAGAAAGGCCTCGAGATGGAAGCTTTCTCAACAAATATCACCGAGCTGAAACCCACTTCCACTTTGTTTTATCGACAGATGCACCGAAGCTTCAGCTTTATGACAGAAATGGAATACCAGCCTAAAAAGGAAACCGATCTGGCCGGGATCACCTGTTACCAGAATGAGCGTTTCAATTACCTTTTCGGGATTACAAAAAAAGAAGGTAAAGACATCATTCTGCTTCAGAAGACCGAAAATGGGAAATCTGAAATCCTCTTCAGTAAAAACATTGAATTAAAAAACCCGGTTGCACTGAAAGTGGAGGCAAAAGGCAATTCCTATGAATTTTCTTATGCGCTGAAGGCTTCGGAATTCCGGGTTTTAGGCGAAGCTGTTTCCGGGGATATCCTGTCTACCAACGTGGCCGGCGGTTTCACTGGAGCCATGATCGGTTTATATGCTACTGAAGGGAATACGGCCATTCCGCAGTCTAACTAA
- a CDS encoding aldose epimerase family protein, translated as MSKQILEQASKLNNFGHELDHFGITRDGEKVEKLRIFHSNGLEISMINYGGIITSLKTPDRSGKIEDIVLGFDTLSEYEEKSPYFGALIGRFGNRIAKGQFSLDGNSYHLANNNAPNHLHGGNRGFDKVCWNMKIGEQRDDAVSVILEYTSADGEEGYPGELKTKVTYTLTENSLKIEYHATTDAPTVLNLTHHSYFNLSGNPGQPVTDHMVQFPSDYYLPIDEHLIPLGKPEKVTDTPFDFRQPQKIKEGLLQDTEYSQLQRSAGYDHTFVIKGSGEARKFAGTVWHPETGRKLEVFTSEPGMQFYTGNFLEAGMKGKGNATYQKRSGFCLETQHFPDSPNQSQFPSTVLRPGEIFTSETIYQFGILAS; from the coding sequence TTGAGCAAACAAATTTTGGAACAGGCTTCAAAACTTAACAATTTCGGCCATGAACTGGACCATTTTGGAATCACCCGAGATGGGGAAAAAGTGGAAAAACTAAGAATTTTCCATAGCAATGGTCTTGAAATAAGCATGATCAACTATGGAGGGATCATCACTTCCCTGAAAACACCAGACCGTAGCGGAAAAATTGAGGATATCGTACTGGGTTTTGATACGCTATCAGAATACGAGGAAAAAAGTCCGTATTTCGGTGCGCTGATCGGTAGGTTTGGGAACCGAATTGCAAAAGGTCAATTTTCCCTGGATGGGAACAGCTATCATCTGGCCAACAATAATGCACCGAATCATTTGCATGGTGGGAATCGCGGTTTTGACAAGGTTTGCTGGAATATGAAAATAGGCGAGCAGCGAGATGATGCTGTTTCGGTGATCCTGGAATATACCAGTGCTGATGGAGAAGAAGGATATCCCGGCGAGCTGAAAACAAAAGTTACCTATACCTTAACGGAAAATTCACTGAAGATCGAGTACCACGCCACGACTGATGCCCCTACAGTTTTGAATCTCACACATCATTCGTATTTTAACCTATCGGGAAATCCCGGCCAACCGGTGACCGATCATATGGTCCAATTTCCTTCTGATTATTATTTACCGATCGATGAACACCTGATTCCGCTGGGAAAACCAGAAAAGGTTACAGATACTCCTTTTGATTTCCGTCAGCCACAAAAAATTAAAGAAGGCCTTCTCCAGGATACTGAATATTCACAGCTCCAAAGATCCGCAGGATATGATCATACTTTTGTGATCAAAGGGAGCGGAGAGGCCCGTAAGTTTGCCGGGACAGTCTGGCATCCTGAAACCGGGAGGAAACTGGAAGTTTTTACCAGTGAGCCTGGAATGCAGTTTTACACCGGGAATTTTCTGGAAGCAGGAATGAAAGGCAAGGGAAATGCAACCTATCAGAAAAGAAGCGGCTTTTGCCTGGAAACTCAGCATTTTCCTGATTCTCCCAATCAATCACAATTCCCGTCGACCGTATTGCGGCCGGGAGAAATTTTTACTTCAGAAACCATTTACCAATTCGGGATCCTAGCATCCTAA
- a CDS encoding sialate O-acetylesterase — translation MINKAFVSIIIAGLVSSFSVMAQVELPKLISNGMVLQRDAEVRLWGWASPGEAVRINFKDQQYQATATENGDWEIRLKDLKAGGPYQMQIAASNQIVLDSVYIGDVWLCSGQSNMEIPMSRVAPLYEEEIASANNQYIRYFEVPKEYDLSKEREKISGGQWQETNRKNIDGFSAVSYFFGKNLYETYKVPIGLINSALGGSPVQAWLSEDALKNYPEYYEEAQRLGKPGVIDSLEQIDQDRIRGWYAEVNSGDAGNSNHWEQKDLEDSGWTEFVVPGYWNFDGKEKQNGVVWFRKKFEVSEAQAGQSAKLLLGRIVDADSVFVNGQFVGNTTYQYPPRRYEIPKDLLVQGENTISVKVLNERGRGGFVSDKPYEINFDDESKIELSGKWMHKAGFLTSPLQPQTFYRWKPEGLYNAMIHPIEKYHIKGVIWYQGESNTGDPEAYKTLFPDMIADWREKWGQQPEDFPFIFVQLANFMEAYDAPTDSNWARLREAQLETLQVPNTGMAVAIDVGEWNDIHPLNKKDVGDRLAQAAKNLAYGEEIVAGGPIFESYEVKGDSIEIHFKNVGDGLMAEDGELKEFAIAGKDQKFVWANARIEGDKIVVFSPKISNPVAVRYAWANNPENANLYNKEGLPASPFRTDDWELSR, via the coding sequence ATGATCAATAAAGCATTTGTCTCCATAATAATAGCCGGTTTGGTAAGTTCTTTTTCTGTGATGGCGCAGGTAGAACTGCCAAAACTGATTAGTAACGGAATGGTCCTGCAGCGTGATGCCGAAGTCCGACTTTGGGGCTGGGCCAGTCCGGGAGAAGCGGTCAGGATCAACTTTAAAGATCAACAATACCAGGCAACTGCTACTGAAAATGGTGACTGGGAGATCAGGTTAAAAGATTTGAAGGCCGGCGGCCCGTACCAGATGCAAATCGCCGCCAGTAATCAAATTGTGCTGGATAGTGTATATATAGGAGATGTTTGGCTGTGTTCCGGCCAGTCGAATATGGAAATTCCCATGTCGCGTGTCGCCCCGCTCTATGAAGAAGAGATCGCTTCAGCCAATAACCAGTACATCCGGTATTTCGAAGTTCCGAAGGAATATGACCTGTCGAAGGAACGCGAGAAAATTTCCGGAGGACAGTGGCAGGAAACCAATCGCAAAAATATTGATGGTTTTTCCGCTGTTTCTTATTTCTTCGGAAAAAACCTTTATGAAACTTACAAAGTGCCAATTGGGTTGATCAACTCGGCGCTCGGCGGTTCTCCCGTTCAGGCGTGGTTGAGCGAAGACGCGCTTAAAAATTATCCTGAATATTATGAAGAAGCACAACGTTTGGGAAAACCCGGCGTGATCGATAGCCTGGAGCAAATTGACCAGGACCGTATTCGCGGGTGGTATGCTGAAGTGAATTCCGGGGATGCGGGCAATAGCAATCATTGGGAACAAAAAGACCTGGAAGATTCCGGCTGGACTGAATTTGTTGTTCCCGGTTACTGGAATTTTGATGGCAAGGAAAAGCAAAATGGAGTGGTGTGGTTCCGAAAGAAATTTGAGGTTTCCGAAGCACAGGCTGGGCAATCAGCAAAACTACTGCTTGGAAGGATCGTGGATGCCGATTCAGTTTTTGTAAATGGCCAATTCGTGGGGAATACAACTTACCAGTATCCGCCGCGACGCTACGAGATTCCGAAGGATTTGCTGGTTCAGGGCGAAAATACGATCAGCGTAAAAGTGCTCAACGAGCGTGGGCGCGGTGGTTTTGTTTCAGATAAACCTTACGAGATCAATTTTGACGATGAGTCTAAAATTGAACTTTCAGGAAAATGGATGCATAAAGCCGGTTTTCTTACCAGCCCTTTGCAGCCACAAACCTTCTACCGCTGGAAACCGGAAGGTCTTTACAACGCGATGATCCACCCTATCGAGAAGTACCACATCAAGGGAGTGATCTGGTATCAGGGCGAATCGAATACCGGTGATCCAGAAGCGTATAAAACGCTTTTCCCGGATATGATTGCAGACTGGCGGGAAAAATGGGGACAACAACCTGAAGATTTCCCTTTTATCTTCGTGCAGCTTGCGAACTTTATGGAGGCGTACGATGCACCAACCGATTCTAACTGGGCGCGCCTTCGGGAGGCTCAACTGGAAACGCTCCAGGTACCTAATACTGGTATGGCTGTGGCGATCGATGTGGGAGAATGGAACGATATTCACCCTTTAAATAAAAAAGATGTGGGGGATCGTCTTGCGCAGGCGGCTAAAAACCTGGCATACGGGGAAGAGATTGTGGCTGGTGGTCCCATTTTCGAATCGTATGAAGTGAAAGGTGATTCTATCGAAATTCATTTTAAGAATGTGGGCGATGGCCTGATGGCTGAAGATGGAGAACTGAAAGAATTTGCCATAGCTGGAAAAGACCAGAAATTCGTTTGGGCCAATGCTCGAATTGAAGGCGATAAAATCGTGGTGTTTAGTCCGAAAATATCCAATCCCGTGGCGGTAAGATATGCCTGGGCCAATAATCCCGAAAATGCCAATTTGTACAATAAGGAAGGTTTACCAGCCTCACCATTTCGTACAGATGACTGGGAATTGTCCAGATAA
- a CDS encoding glycoside hydrolase family 43 protein — MINKSSGVIAFGILLLSLSCKNNENKEATSESTVDSVSVNSEEAEMVEAEPLVKDLYTADPSAHVFEDKIYIYPSHDFDSGIPEDDLGNHFNMKDYHVYSMDSVGGEVTDHGVVLDVEDVPWAKRQMWAPDAAEKDGNYYLYFPAKDKDDIFRIGVAVSDDPAGPFKPEAEAIKGSFSIDPSVFQDEDGSYYMYFGGIWGGQLQRWQTGEFAGEDTYPADTSAALQPKIAKLSEDMTSFAEAPKDVQILDENGELLTNGDNDRRFFEAAWVHKMNGKYYLSYSTGDTHKIVYATADDPYGPFTYQGVILNPVLGWTNHHSIVKYNGKWYLFFHDSSLSGGKTYLRSVKMTELKFNDDGSIKTLDAMVQNDSLQ; from the coding sequence ATGATTAACAAATCCTCAGGAGTAATAGCATTTGGTATATTGCTTTTATCGCTCTCCTGCAAAAACAACGAAAATAAAGAAGCGACTTCTGAAAGTACAGTAGACTCTGTTTCGGTGAATTCCGAAGAAGCGGAAATGGTCGAGGCAGAGCCACTGGTAAAAGACCTTTATACTGCCGATCCTTCTGCACATGTTTTTGAAGACAAAATTTATATTTATCCAAGTCACGATTTTGATTCCGGAATTCCTGAGGACGATCTCGGCAACCATTTTAATATGAAAGATTACCACGTATATTCCATGGATAGCGTTGGTGGAGAAGTCACAGATCATGGCGTGGTGCTGGATGTGGAAGATGTGCCATGGGCCAAAAGACAGATGTGGGCGCCAGATGCTGCGGAAAAGGATGGTAACTATTACCTCTATTTTCCGGCCAAGGATAAAGATGATATTTTCAGGATTGGCGTTGCAGTGAGCGATGATCCTGCAGGACCCTTCAAACCGGAAGCAGAAGCCATTAAAGGCAGTTTCAGTATCGATCCTTCGGTATTCCAGGATGAGGATGGTTCCTATTATATGTATTTCGGTGGAATTTGGGGCGGTCAGCTCCAGAGATGGCAAACCGGGGAGTTCGCGGGAGAAGATACCTACCCGGCCGATACTTCTGCTGCGCTTCAGCCCAAAATAGCGAAGCTTTCCGAAGATATGACCAGTTTTGCCGAGGCTCCGAAAGATGTACAGATCCTGGATGAAAACGGAGAATTGTTGACCAACGGCGATAACGATCGAAGGTTTTTTGAAGCGGCCTGGGTGCATAAAATGAATGGGAAATACTACCTGTCGTATTCCACCGGAGATACGCATAAAATCGTGTACGCTACGGCCGATGATCCCTATGGGCCTTTTACCTACCAGGGCGTGATCCTGAACCCGGTTCTGGGCTGGACAAATCACCATTCCATTGTAAAATATAATGGAAAATGGTACCTGTTTTTCCACGATAGCTCACTATCCGGAGGGAAAACGTATTTGAGAAGCGTTAAAATGACCGAATTGAAGTTCAATGACGACGGAAGCATCAAAACTTTAGATGCAATGGTTCAAAATGATAGTTTACAATGA
- a CDS encoding SusC/RagA family TonB-linked outer membrane protein — translation MKHIQLKASWRKFVFLCFLISGFISYAQENITVSGVVRDDNGLLPGVTVIVKGSSQGTTTNFDGEYTLENVSPNATLEFSFIGFQTQEISVNGRSEIDLVMQTDSQALDEVVVIGYGTQNREAVTGSVVSVKGEELNEVKTANFQEALIGRAAGVNISTNNTRPGASPQVRIRGVRSLSGNNDPLIVLNGIPFSGGLSDINPNDIESLDILKDASATAIYGSRGANGVILITTKTGREGQKATFSYNTYYAVKEVFNKYPLMNAAQLTQLRADVAAHPNQNGTPIYDLGGDEDLANDTDWQDLLYGTGLQTSHDISVQGGSEKGTYNMGLGYFKETSVVPDDSFERFSLRAQIDQEVGSLFRFGLNSVLNYNQASSIVGVGGVLSASPLLSPYDENGDFLGSVRLQTQADNLWIPTRNEINRIGDGRKNQQLDFGAYNNLYGEVKIPWVEGLKYRMNIGLNFRTSRDGNFTGQGVFNYNATNPSSGSYNTSITRDYVIENQILYDRTFAEKHKVNFVGLFSAQNTQYDNSGLSVRNIPDENSLWYNLDSALTEDITGYGTGYSATGLLSYMGRILYQYDNRYLMTATLRADGSSRLAPGNKWVTYPAVSVGWNIGNEAFMEDVEWINLLKLRAGYGETSNQAIAPYSVQGRLNTVNYNFGSTFATGYFVNQLPNPNLGWEFSETYNYGLDFGLFDNRLTGTFEYYLTKTNDILYTLGLPATSGVGNVTSNIGATQNKGFEISLNATIIDNPDGFTWDAGINIYRNQNEITSLASGQLRDEGNLWFVGSPINVIYDYDNIGLWNESDPDFQYLSQYEPGASGAGMIRVRYTGEYNADGSPVRAIGPEDRVIIDPTPNFRGGFNSRLAYKNFDLNVVGTFQNGGTLVSTLYSSSGYLNLLTGRTNNVDVDYWTPTNTDARYPAPGGLQSGDNPKYASTLGYFDASYLKIRSLTLGYNFDQDFTQGIGLQRLRVYASAQNPFVLFSPFYDESGLDPEITNSGVDGNGNRQNVAVNTTNVSRGIPTIGTNVPSTRNYLIGLNISF, via the coding sequence ATGAAACACATTCAACTTAAAGCCTCTTGGAGGAAATTTGTTTTCTTATGTTTTCTAATAAGTGGTTTTATATCCTACGCTCAGGAAAACATTACGGTTTCGGGTGTCGTTCGGGACGACAACGGCTTATTGCCCGGGGTAACCGTAATCGTTAAAGGAAGCAGCCAGGGTACTACCACTAATTTTGACGGGGAATACACCCTGGAGAATGTTTCTCCTAACGCTACCCTGGAATTCTCTTTTATTGGGTTTCAAACCCAGGAAATTTCAGTAAATGGTCGTAGCGAAATCGATTTAGTGATGCAAACCGACAGCCAGGCGCTTGATGAGGTGGTGGTGATTGGTTACGGTACTCAAAATCGGGAAGCAGTGACCGGTTCCGTAGTTTCGGTTAAAGGAGAAGAATTGAATGAAGTAAAGACCGCTAACTTCCAGGAAGCCCTGATCGGGCGCGCGGCCGGTGTAAACATTTCTACCAACAACACCAGGCCAGGAGCCTCTCCACAGGTTAGAATTCGCGGAGTACGTTCGCTTTCCGGAAACAACGATCCTTTAATCGTATTGAATGGGATCCCGTTTTCCGGTGGTTTAAGTGACATTAATCCTAACGACATTGAAAGTCTTGACATCCTGAAAGATGCTTCGGCTACTGCCATTTATGGTTCCAGGGGTGCGAACGGGGTGATTTTGATCACGACTAAAACCGGTAGAGAAGGTCAAAAAGCTACTTTCTCCTATAATACCTATTATGCGGTAAAAGAAGTTTTCAATAAATACCCATTAATGAATGCCGCCCAGCTTACTCAGCTTCGCGCTGATGTTGCGGCTCATCCTAATCAAAACGGAACTCCTATCTACGACTTAGGAGGCGATGAAGACCTTGCTAATGATACCGACTGGCAGGACCTTTTATATGGTACTGGATTGCAAACTTCTCACGACATTAGTGTACAGGGTGGTTCTGAAAAAGGAACTTACAACATGGGCTTAGGTTATTTCAAGGAAACTTCGGTTGTTCCTGATGATTCCTTCGAGCGATTTTCTTTAAGAGCCCAGATAGACCAGGAAGTTGGTTCGCTTTTCAGATTTGGTTTGAATTCGGTATTGAACTACAACCAGGCAAGTAGTATCGTAGGAGTTGGCGGCGTATTGAGTGCCTCTCCCCTATTGAGCCCTTATGATGAAAACGGGGATTTCCTTGGATCGGTTAGACTTCAGACTCAAGCTGATAACTTATGGATCCCTACCAGAAATGAAATTAACAGAATTGGCGACGGCAGAAAGAACCAGCAGTTAGATTTTGGTGCTTATAACAACCTCTATGGAGAAGTTAAAATTCCATGGGTGGAAGGCCTCAAATACCGCATGAATATTGGTTTGAACTTCCGCACCAGCCGCGATGGAAATTTCACAGGCCAGGGTGTATTCAATTACAATGCAACCAACCCTTCGTCTGGTAGCTACAACACTTCTATTACCAGAGATTATGTAATTGAGAACCAAATATTATACGACAGAACTTTTGCAGAAAAACATAAAGTGAACTTTGTAGGATTGTTCTCTGCACAAAATACTCAGTATGATAATTCAGGATTAAGCGTTCGCAATATTCCGGATGAAAACTCTTTATGGTATAACCTGGACTCTGCGCTGACTGAAGATATCACGGGTTACGGTACCGGCTATTCCGCTACCGGGTTATTATCCTATATGGGAAGAATCCTGTATCAATATGACAACCGTTATTTAATGACTGCAACTTTGCGTGCAGATGGTTCTTCCAGACTGGCACCTGGTAACAAATGGGTTACCTATCCTGCTGTTTCAGTAGGTTGGAATATTGGTAATGAAGCGTTCATGGAAGACGTGGAGTGGATCAATTTACTGAAATTACGTGCCGGTTACGGGGAAACTTCCAACCAGGCTATTGCCCCCTACTCGGTTCAGGGAAGGTTAAATACTGTAAACTATAACTTCGGAAGTACTTTCGCGACAGGTTATTTTGTAAACCAGTTACCGAATCCGAACCTTGGATGGGAATTTTCAGAAACTTACAACTATGGTCTGGACTTCGGATTGTTCGACAACCGTTTAACCGGTACTTTCGAATATTACCTTACCAAAACGAATGATATTCTATATACTCTTGGGTTGCCTGCAACTTCCGGAGTGGGGAACGTGACCAGTAACATTGGAGCTACCCAAAACAAAGGTTTCGAGATCTCTCTTAATGCAACGATCATCGATAACCCTGATGGATTTACCTGGGATGCCGGGATCAACATATATCGTAACCAGAACGAGATCACTTCCCTGGCATCAGGGCAGTTGAGAGATGAAGGAAACCTTTGGTTCGTGGGATCACCAATTAATGTGATCTACGATTATGATAATATTGGTCTTTGGAACGAATCTGATCCTGATTTCCAATACCTTAGTCAGTACGAACCAGGAGCCAGTGGCGCCGGTATGATTCGAGTTAGATATACAGGAGAATACAATGCTGATGGTTCACCGGTACGCGCCATAGGCCCTGAAGACAGAGTGATCATTGATCCTACTCCGAACTTTAGAGGAGGTTTCAACTCCCGTTTGGCATACAAGAATTTTGATCTGAACGTAGTGGGAACTTTCCAGAACGGAGGTACCCTGGTAAGTACCTTGTATTCGTCAAGTGGTTACCTGAATTTATTGACCGGTAGAACAAACAACGTAGATGTAGATTACTGGACTCCTACCAATACAGATGCCAGATATCCGGCACCAGGAGGTTTACAGAGTGGAGACAACCCGAAATATGCCAGTACTTTAGGTTATTTCGATGCTTCTTACCTGAAAATTCGTTCTTTGACCTTAGGATATAATTTCGATCAGGACTTTACCCAGGGAATTGGTTTACAGAGACTGCGTGTTTATGCCTCGGCACAGAATCCATTCGTGTTATTCTCTCCGTTTTATGATGAATCTGGTTTAGATCCGGAGATTACAAACTCCGGTGTTGATGGAAACGGAAACCGCCAGAATGTGGCAGTAAATACTACCAACGTATCGCGGGGTATTCCTACAATTGGAACAAACGTTCCTTCTACAAGAAATTATTTGATAGGATTAAACATTTCATTTTAA
- a CDS encoding RagB/SusD family nutrient uptake outer membrane protein — protein MRKIKFKIIPVVVVFAITVFGLKSCSDDILQEEPRGVFTPEFFTTELGVQGGLTYLYQNLRNVYGFAYFLNLGETGTDEYTAAQSADNNFYDLDLAGQGNLSSTSGFSIGVVWGNAFPAINTANGIIENAEAVGLDNSLIAEARFFRAFNYFLLVQTYGGVPLDLGSGELAFNNSAVRTSVRNTVPEVYTRAIFPDLEAAVNDLPENPRLEGAVTKNVARLYLAKAYLTYAWWLENPNNIPTYPETTRTDPDGQNPQYYFQQSYDLAVEGIENPGPYRLLDCFYNVHVATNDRHDEMMLYADRTEESQIYNGADLGWSGTDGSANTAVWMVTPNYTTINVDGVAAVQREAAQSYGRPWTRMAPTIGALTETFAEKDLDSRYDATFVTSYRGNWNKGGDPTPTITAANGMEIAPGDAVISFLDEHDDAVTYVNGGNIGGGEIPGRSDYVINPDEINRRFYPGLWKLGTYRTDNQGGLGSPNGALTRPFPIAKYSEFYLVAAEAAVKGASGSYSAYDLVNVLRARAGKWCYDNGEQEVRVEDNSEAMIAATPTDIDINYILAERSREYFGEGYRWYDLVRTQKWGELAGSYRIAGNDATDHSPTTTQRNIEPYLYLRPIPRGQIDNLDMTEAEKAAYQNPGYQ, from the coding sequence ATGAGGAAAATTAAGTTTAAAATAATACCAGTAGTCGTCGTTTTTGCGATTACGGTATTTGGATTGAAATCATGCTCAGATGATATTCTGCAAGAAGAGCCACGGGGTGTATTTACTCCGGAATTCTTCACGACCGAACTAGGTGTACAAGGTGGATTGACCTATCTCTATCAAAACCTGAGAAACGTGTATGGATTTGCCTATTTCCTAAACCTTGGGGAAACCGGTACAGATGAATACACTGCTGCCCAGAGTGCAGATAATAACTTTTATGATCTGGACCTTGCGGGACAGGGAAATTTAAGCTCCACCAGTGGTTTTTCTATCGGAGTGGTTTGGGGGAATGCCTTTCCTGCCATCAACACTGCTAACGGGATTATCGAAAATGCAGAAGCCGTTGGCCTTGACAACTCATTGATCGCGGAAGCCAGATTTTTCAGAGCTTTCAATTATTTCTTGCTGGTCCAGACCTATGGCGGTGTGCCATTAGACCTTGGATCTGGAGAATTGGCATTTAACAACTCGGCGGTTAGAACTTCTGTTCGAAACACTGTTCCTGAAGTTTATACCAGGGCAATATTCCCAGATTTGGAAGCCGCAGTAAATGACCTGCCAGAAAATCCAAGACTGGAAGGAGCGGTAACCAAGAATGTGGCGCGCCTGTATCTAGCAAAAGCCTATCTTACTTACGCATGGTGGTTAGAGAACCCAAATAACATTCCAACCTATCCGGAAACCACAAGAACAGATCCTGATGGTCAAAATCCGCAGTACTATTTCCAGCAATCTTATGACCTGGCTGTAGAAGGAATTGAAAACCCGGGACCTTACCGTTTATTAGACTGCTTTTATAACGTTCACGTGGCTACAAATGACCGTCATGACGAGATGATGTTGTATGCAGATCGTACGGAAGAAAGCCAGATCTACAACGGGGCCGATCTGGGCTGGAGTGGTACAGATGGCAGTGCGAACACCGCCGTATGGATGGTGACACCTAACTATACCACGATCAATGTGGATGGTGTGGCAGCAGTTCAGCGTGAAGCTGCACAAAGCTACGGAAGACCATGGACACGTATGGCTCCTACTATTGGCGCTTTAACTGAAACATTTGCAGAAAAAGACCTTGATTCAAGATACGACGCAACTTTTGTGACCAGCTACAGAGGAAACTGGAACAAAGGAGGTGATCCAACCCCTACCATTACCGCTGCTAACGGCATGGAAATCGCTCCTGGCGATGCGGTTATCTCGTTCTTAGATGAACATGATGATGCGGTAACTTACGTAAATGGTGGAAATATAGGAGGCGGTGAGATTCCTGGAAGATCAGATTATGTGATCAACCCGGATGAGATCAATAGAAGATTCTATCCAGGTTTATGGAAACTAGGAACCTATCGTACCGATAATCAGGGTGGATTAGGATCTCCGAATGGCGCACTTACCCGTCCGTTCCCGATTGCCAAATATTCTGAATTCTACCTGGTGGCTGCTGAAGCTGCTGTAAAAGGTGCTTCCGGAAGTTACTCCGCATACGACCTGGTAAATGTTCTTCGTGCACGTGCCGGAAAATGGTGCTATGACAACGGGGAGCAGGAAGTTCGCGTAGAAGATAACAGTGAAGCTATGATCGCTGCAACTCCTACTGATATCGATATCAATTATATCCTGGCTGAACGTTCCAGAGAATATTTTGGTGAAGGTTACAGATGGTATGATCTCGTTCGAACCCAAAAATGGGGAGAATTAGCCGGTTCTTATAGAATTGCCGGTAATGACGCAACAGACCATAGTCCAACAACGACCCAAAGAAATATTGAACCTTACCTCTATTTACGCCCAATTCCGCGCGGTCAAATAGACAATTTGGATATGACAGAAGCTGAAAAAGCAGCTTATCAGAATCCTGGCTACCAATAA